In Erythrolamprus reginae isolate rEryReg1 chromosome 9, rEryReg1.hap1, whole genome shotgun sequence, the genomic window cagcctcttttagggaggaaaaaggtgtgtcttatactccccaaaaacATGGTAGTTAACCCtgttgttctgttcgggtctgtgagacccgaaatcaaagtttgagaccctgtaaaaaaaatttccctgcatatctgaaacttgaaatttcatggctttgcatcatttcaggagttctctctatgagaatttttgggggatggggggcttctttcttgctgaaaaaaaatagtCCCTAGAGTTCTGTTCCAgggtcaccctgacctggaccgaaaattcttcatttgaagagCTTATGggtggtcaatttgaaaacttttttcacttggaaagtagtctgaacatttctgcacacaatgatatgaaaattgaactgaaaaaaattatgcatattggtttattttgatcataaaagggagaccccccctttatttgtgaactttttttcaatttatagtttagcttgcaaaatgtgttcaattttactaaagtgtGGGATtggaagtttgaacatttctgaacataagaaaaatataaatgaacggaaagaaatgatgcttattggttttttacaatcagaaataagcccccccccccggctgcttgcaaccattttcactttaaacaaAGCTTGGCATATGGcatctttgtaaaaaaaaaatatggcgaTGCTCAAGCTGCAGTTTACACTATTTGTCTCTCCAAAACTtcagtatctttttcttttctttcttgcagACGGCCCAGACTGTCCTGCTGGTTGTTGCCGTCTTCCTGATCTCCTGGCTCCCACACCACATCATCACAATGTGGGCTGAATTTGGGCAGTTCCCCCTGAACAACATCTCGTTCACCTTCCGCATCATCTCCCACTGCTTGGCCTACGGGAACTCCTGCATCAACCCCATCATCTACGCTTTCCTCTCGGAGAACTTCCGCAACGCCTGCCGCCAAGTCTTCACTTGCAAGTTCCTCCTTCAGCCGGCCCCTGCGGACAAGCTGGTGAGAGTTCGCATGGAGAACTTTTCCACCACTCACTCCACGACCAACGTGTGAAAGGGAAGCCGGAGCTCAAAGTAGTACGGGACCCAAAGCCAATGAGTGGCGGTGCAAAAGTGCTCAGAAATGGGTTTTTCTTGGGAAAGCTGCCCTGAGCAACTCTTTCATCATGTTCCTCAGGATGATAGTACTCATCCATCATATTTACCATGGTAATATTATTCATGAGTCAGATTCATCATTATTAAGTTACCCATCTTTCATGCTCACCAATGTTATGTTACCCATCCAACAGGTTCACTATGATTATATTACCCCTCTCTCATGCTTACCATGGTGATATTACCAATCTTTCAtgcttactgttctgtcgggctctctggtagactcctcccaaaaattcacaggtacaaatttcagacacacacacgtttgaaaattcaaaacaatgttctttataatgaaaattcgcttaaactaagccctcttttggtatagcaaaaagcacttgtctccaaacaaactggtaatttgtacaagtcccttatcagttctgtgatacttagcttgcagctgtgaggtcattcacagtccttcttctttcacaaagtgaaacacactttgctctggtttagtttcaaagcggggaaaaatcagcacacaaaaagtcaaagtcagtaaagcagtcacgaaacacaacgatcagataatcctccacaatggccaaacccacaggctgctctttatagcagcctcactaattaccacagccccacccaaacacaggtggcctcattttctttgataataatctctcagttgttgttgcctatgcatcgctctccgcatgcgtggctgtatcattaactcttgttctgaatccaaggaggagctagataattgatctccttctgagctgtctgccacactctcctcctccttgtcactcatgtcttcttggtcagaggagccttcatcagcagattccaccgggggcaaaacaggcctgcagcatgtgaatgtctcccccacatctcttGTGCTCACTATGATTATATTACCCATCTTTCATGTTACCATGGTTATATTACCCATCCAACATGTCCACTATGATTATATTACCCGTCTCTTATGATTACCATGGTTATATTACCCATCCAACTACCCATCTCTCATGCTGGCCATGGTAATATTACCCATGGTTATGCTACTCATTCTATGTTGTCACCACTTGACTTTTTCATCCCTAGTCCATTTGTGACTTTGAAAGGACAATGAACTACTTCTCATATCCCCCGAAGGGAAAGTTCCAAATTCTCCAGAAGGTACTAATTTTTACCTGCTGCTTACTACTGAAAAAGGCAGTGAAAAGGAGACAACCCCCTCTCCATCCCCCAGCACAGCAAGCCCTCTTAATGTGGCTGCTACCAAGCCCTAGCCCTTCAGCTCTCAGAAAACATTTCAATATTTTTGGGGGTGATGGTTGCTTTGCGTGTGGCACTACTTTTCGGAAagtttaaccctctgtgcattaAAATCATGCAAGGTTGCAAAATTTATGCTGCTTGGAAAAAATGGATTTTGCCCTTTTTCTTGGTATGTGTTAATTTATATTGCAGTTGTGAAAAGGATGGACTGTGGCACTTTGTATTTTTTTGCTGACTGTCTGAAATCTATTTCAGCCACCACCCGTCTTGGTCTGAATATTTTTGATTGCAACCCTGAAGAACGAAAAATGTAATGAGTATTGTAGATTCAGGAACGTTGCAAATTCCAAGCTATTTTAAACAGGAAAAGAACATTATAATACGGTGGTATTtcccggttctccgaactactcaaaatttctaccaccagttctccagaactggtcagaacctgctgaaacccacctctgatacaaGCTTGGAAAGGAGACATACTTTTTTCCCAGCATTTAAACTGTGGATTGGCCACGAGTAAAGGAATGCCATCTGGGAACACTGAAGTTAAAACTGAGCCTCAAATGCAGTTTACCACATTTTGTTGCAAGTTCCATGTATAGGAGATAGACAGGAGAATTTGCTTTCATACATAACACAGACACTTCATTTTGGCCAGATTTAGAACTGCGGCTATTTATTATAGTATTACCTCTAAAACATTGAAGAGGTCAAGATGTATTTTTCTGTTCAAAGCTGAACACTGCAGTGTTGGTTCATGTTTGTGTCCAGATATGGTTTTGTTTGGGTGTCAAAAGTTTATAATTGTGTATTATTGGAATCCTTAGTTTAGAAGCCAGTGGGAACCTGTTGTTATTGTATTGCACTACAGATGTAAGAATGCTTTACTGATTACTTTTACTGTGATGGGAAAAGAACCGTTTGTCTCGTCTATCTTTGCAAATTGGAACACATCACATTAAAAACATTCcatttctcagttgttgttgttgttgttattattattattattattattattattattattatttattggatttgtatgccgcccctctccggagattcggggcggctaacagcaataacaagacagcatacaataataatccaatactaaaaacaattaaaaaaccattattataaaaaccaaacatacatacagacaaaaccaaacatacatacagacattccatgcataaaattgtaaaggcctagggggacagagtatctcaattcccccatgcctggtggcagaggtgggttttaagtagcttatgaaaggcaaggagggtggcggcaattctaatctctggggggggttggttccagagggccggggccgccacagagaaggctcttcccctaggtcccgccaagcggcattgtttagttgacgggacctggagaagacccactctgtgggacctaactggtcgctgggattcgtgcagcagaaggcggtccctgttgCTAAACAGTTACTCTGCTTGCTCGGCAATGCTTGCTGTGGTCTGGTCCAGCTGAGATATTGGTCCAATTCACATGGCAGTCCAAGACATAATGTGACTTTTTTGTCCAAGacataatgtttattttttgGCTTATCATGCTAAGTGAATCCAGCCGGTATAGCTTGTAAATTGTGTTGTATGTTACACAAGTCCAGTCACTTGCAGTGTTTCCCTCCTCCCTCAACAATCTGTAACTGGGTCAACGTTGTGAAAATCAAAGTACAGGCAGTCCTTAATTTTATGACCATAGAATTAAGAatggggttggaagggaccttgaagtcttctagtccaccgCAAGAAATCCTATACCCTCTCAGAAAAATggatgtccaatctcttctttaaaacctccagtgattaaaaaccaacaacttctggagggcttagggccatgatggcgaaatatggcacacatgccataggtgacatgcagagccaaatctgctggcatgcgagctgttgccctagctcagctccagcacgcatgtgtacAATGGCCAGCTAATTCTTTTGttcgcatggaggctctgggagggcgtttttggcctctgcgatggggggggggggaggccactttcgccctccccaggcttctggaGCCAGGAGGTGAAAgcaggcctactaggcccacctgaagtcaggaaatgggggagttggggagGGTTGTGTGCGCATACATGGGGAGGCAGCAGAGGGgtcatgcatgcacagggggaaaGGTATGTGGGgggcattgaatcatgggtgtgggaGCATACACAtgtacttttggcacccgaggaaaaaaagctttgccatcactggcttagagcaTCGCCCgccagctgttccattgattaattgccgtcattatcaggaaatttcttcatTTCAGGATGGATCTTTTCTTTAATGAGTTTCCACTGGTTacttcttgccctgccctcaggtgctttggaggacaGATCGATcccttcttctctgtgacagcccctcaagtaaGACCATAAtaaggttcccctcacacatatatggtagttgttcctgactctagggggcggtgctcatctccatttcaaagccgaagggccagtgctgtctgaagtcatctccatggtcatgtggctggcatgacttaATGTCAAAGGTACACGGAACGCTgtaaccttcccaccaaaggaggtccctatttttctacttgcatttttatgtgctttcgacctgctaggttggcagaagctgggacaggagctcactccattatgcaacgctagggattcgaaccactgaactgccgacctttcaatcgacaagctcagcgtcttagcccctGCGTCCCTAAGACCATAATAGGAACTATAAAATTACTTATTAAGGGATGAAATCCTTGAGCAAGGCATCGCATGACCCCACTTGATTCTATGACCTTTCcccccacagttgttaagtgagacatcatGGGACTATGACCtcttgctggcttccccattgactgctcttgtcagaagccagctgagaAGTGGCAAATGACAGTTAGGTGACCAGACAGATACTGTGGCAGTGATAAGTGCAATAACCTGATGtactttttcagtactgttgtaactttgaatagttcgtaagcaaatggctgtaagtcgaggaaaAAGAATTTGTAACTTGCTTGGGCAGGTGTAAAATAGCTGCATTTAGAAAAAGGAAGTTgaaatatagtgtgtgtgtgtgtgtgtgtgtatatgtatgtatgtatgtatatacgtaTGTAtgctaagtcagtggttctcaatctttacTTTACCACGAATCTCCTTTAAAATGCCTTTTGTGGCCAAATCTTcattcaagatttaaatcataatatttCTTCAAGCCTTTATGGATCCTACGATGATATTGCAGCCCCCCTCAAGGGGGCCACAGGCCaagaataatgattggaaagtaagattcaacaacaacaacaacaacaacaatcagatGCCTAGCTTGAAATGAACCGTGGCTCCTGTTTTAATAAATTATGGTAGCAGGGAAAGGAGTTACCAGCCTCCAGATTTTCCCCTACAACAAATGAGCGTGGTTCTCCTCATACAATGTTTGACCAAGAATAAAGTGAATCTCTGATGTATTGTTTCCTTTATTTATGATCTATGTAAATCACAAGTGGTATAGGAAGACGACTTAACCTAGTGCTAGATTAGAAAGGAATCAAGGGTATAATTTTTTGGAGCATTGTTACATTTATGATatacgaatcccagagaccggttaggtcccacagagttggccttctctgggtcccgtcaatgaagcaatgtcgtctggcgggacctaggggaagagccttctctgtggtggccccgaccctctggaatcaactctccccggagattaggactgcccccaccctccttgcctttcgcaaactcctcaaaacccacctgtcgtcaggcatggggaaattgattcccctgggccatttccgctttatgtatggtctgtatgagatgtatgattgtttttatattaagggttttaatttgttttaagtattggatttgtactgtttcttgttgtgagccgctccgagtcctcggagaggggcggcacacaaatcaaatcaattaatcaatcatggAGTTTTGCATCTAATTGGTAAAATGTTAGATTTAGGATTAATCTCATTATTAAAAATGCTCTTTAGTTTACATAGATTTTTATGAACATAGAGGTTTTCTTAAAACCAAACTTTCATTGCTGCTTCAAAAAAGTTTTTTATCCCATACAGGATAGACTTCTTTCACTTCTTAACATATGTGTTCTGGCGCTGAAAGCAAAACTGCTATGGATCAAACCTCCTGGTGAGGTTCAGCAGCAAAAGTAGAGCTGATACTTAAAAAAACAAATCCTAATAGTATATGAGTCAATAGAGTGGTTTATAGCAGGCATGATAAAGACACAAACAATGGTTATAGGAACTTTGGAAGAGGTTTGGTTTTGGGTTGAAAGAACTCAAATACTATAAAATGGTGGGATATACAACTCCATTACATTTACTGCAGCAGCTTTGCTGTTCCCCCAAAATTAAGCCACTGGCTGGGATGAACAAACCTAACATCTGGTAAGGCAGAGCGGTCTGTAGAAACCTAAAACCATACCAGAAACCTGCCcatataaacaaataatatatgATCCAatggaccagtagtgggttctacttacctttgttaCCACTTTGGGAGTATGTGGGCGCGTATGcagcacttctgcgcatgcgcaatatTTTTTGTCGATGTCCAGGCAGATGAGCAGAGTCTCCTGCCGGTGGTTTGCCATACTGGGTCGAAACGGTAGCAACACAACACTGCATTAGATTATAATAGTTCAAACAAAATTAAGGACGTACAGCAACGGTCCCTCTAGCGTTAAAAATGGCGTGcgtcaattgttcaaatctcatcaccggctcaaggttgactcagccttccatccttccaaggtgggtaaaatgaggacccggattgtgggggcaataggctgtctctgttacaaagtgctattgctaacatgttgtaagccgccctgagtctaaggagaaggcggcataaaaattaaataaataaataaataaataaataataaataaattgtaaactgCTGCACGTTATTCTCTAGTCATGTGTGCGGGCATGCAGTTGTGAAGCCTGATATTAGTAAACAGCACGTGGTAGCTGGAAACTGCTGCACATCATTCTCTCGTTATGTGCGCTGCTGCATGGCCACGCAGATTAGAGggaacatatatgtatatgtagtcctcaacttatgacaattgagccccaaatttctgtagctaactaagacatttgttaaatgagttttatcCTACTTTATGacccttcttgccacagttaagtgaatcatcaaagttagtaacatggttattacgTTAATtgagtttccccattgactttgcttgtcagaatgtttCAAAAGGAGATCATATGACTCTGGGACTCcattcaactgtcataaatatgagtcagttgccaagcatctgaattttgcacATAATCATGGGATTGTAGCAACAGTCATAACGtcacttttttttagtgctgttgtaactttgatcattaaacaaactgttgtatgtGCAGGACTAGCTATAGACAATTTTCTGAATTCAGAATGTAATAAACAGTCTTTGTTGAACTGCTTCCAGTATGTGCAATATATTTCCAGGAAACTTAACAAATTGCACCTAGAAGAGCAGAGCCTGGAGGGGGTTTTGTATGGTTGAGGACCAGACCATTTTGAACCTGAACTGCTGGATTTTGCCATTTGTAGAATATATAGTCAATTTGCCCAATACAAAACATATGTTAATACGTTGAATAAATCTGGTGACTACAGCATGCTGTTCCATATATTAGCAGTTTTATTAAGGAATTGAGTTGTCCAAAATCAAATACACAGAATGTCCAAAATATATTAGGAATTGCTTCAAACATTAGATTAATTATTGGTCCTCCAGGcaaattcaaaatttccacttttTGCCCAAAGACTCCTTAACAACTATATCTAGTCCTGGGAGTGGATTTCTTTTGCGAGCTGCTGTTTCTATTTTCCGAACAAGATCTACATCCCACCTATGAGTTACGAAACTGACCGCAGTCCCAAGGAATTTACTGCTGATGCGACCGACTCGCCCCACACGATGCAGGTAATCTGGCAATGTTAAAGGGAAGTCGTAGTTAATTATGAGCTCTACATGAATGGTGTCCAATCCACGGGAAGCTATATCGGTACATAACAAAATGTCAGATTCGCCTCTCTGAAAGGCATTAAATATGCCCGCTCGTATATCTGCTGCTATTTCTCCCTGCAGGCGTAAATGTTTGATGTTATGGTCTTCTAAAATGTAACTCAGCCAGTTAACAGTGCTGGCTCTGTTGCAGAAAATAATAACAGCTCCAGAAGAGGACCTTCGTTCTTTGAGGAGCTGTACCAGTTCTGCTACTTTGTTACAACCCTTCAAACGTATGAATCTTTGCTCCACGTGAGGCTGAAGACAATGCAAACTCGAGCCGGTCAGTACGGTGAAGTTGGAAAGATCCGCAGATTCGCACAACATCTGACTTAGCCCCTTTGGAAGAGTAGCACCCATAGCTACCAGCTGGGCTTTGGGATCCCAAGCATCATCCCTGTCTACAAACTTTGGGTCCAGAAAAGCTTGCTGAGCGACATCCTTCAAAAAAGCATGCTGGACTATATCTTTCACCAGATTTATGAATGAGGCATCCAGCAGCGTATCCACTTCATCTAACACCAAGAAGAGCAATTTCTCCAAAGACAACATCCTCCTCTTCAGAATTTTGCTCAGGGCCCCTGGCGTGGCGATCAGGAGGTCAGTGGGACCCTCATGGATCCGGCGCCGAACCACAGCCATGCCCCGGCCCCCACCGATCTCCTTTACCTGCAAGTCCAGAGGCTCAGCCAAGAGGGCAGCCACTCTACGCACCTGCCCAGCGAGTTCTCGGGAGGGCACCACCACCAAAGAGCGCGGAGAGGTCGCATAAGCGTTGTCCTCCGATAACTTTGGGGCTTGCAAAAGCCGCTGGATGAGAGGCAGCAGGTAGGCCAAGGTTTTACCGCTGCCCGTTTCCGCCCCGCACAGCGCGTGGCCCCCCTTCAGCAGGGCCGGAATGGTGCGCTGTTGCACCGGCGAAGGCCGCGAGATGCCCAGCACCTCCTGCAAGGGGGTCACCACGCGAGGCTCCAAGCCCAGTTCGGGGAAGGTGGCTGGGG contains:
- the DDX28 gene encoding probable ATP-dependent RNA helicase DDX28; translated protein: MVFNLLASWTSSRCASTARPKKQHPLDYVIHWRPSRFPLYRSIMAFSLWRIRRPATAARFPSWLPPAAYGRPVRRAFGASPPDDRVVRIPHAWKLRLERPAARRERGGSPERERGASSGEKLLLRTRRKELSQAARYTVGRLDRPRLVSDGWKHRLSQGDYFQLERTRKEPPLEPDDEEAPATFPELGLEPRVVTPLQEVLGISRPSPVQQRTIPALLKGGHALCGAETGSGKTLAYLLPLIQRLLQAPKLSEDNAYATSPRSLVVVPSRELAGQVRRVAALLAEPLDLQVKEIGGGRGMAVVRRRIHEGPTDLLIATPGALSKILKRRMLSLEKLLFLVLDEVDTLLDASFINLVKDIVQHAFLKDVAQQAFLDPKFVDRDDAWDPKAQLVAMGATLPKGLSQMLCESADLSNFTVLTGSSLHCLQPHVEQRFIRLKGCNKVAELVQLLKERRSSSGAVIIFCNRASTVNWLSYILEDHNIKHLRLQGEIAADIRAGIFNAFQRGESDILLCTDIASRGLDTIHVELIINYDFPLTLPDYLHRVGRVGRISSKFLGTAVSFVTHRWDVDLVRKIETAARKRNPLPGLDIVVKESLGKKWKF